One Sediminicola sp. YIK13 DNA segment encodes these proteins:
- a CDS encoding efflux RND transporter permease subunit yields MRGVIAYFIKYHVAVSVFILAFVVFGIAGALSLKSSFFPLSDSKNIAINIAYPGASPQEVEEGIVLKIEDNLKGLEGVDRVTSTSRENSGTINVEIEKGRDIDFMLLEVKNAVDRVPSFPTGMEPLVVSKLESVRQTISFSVSGDNVPLATLKQIGRQIENDIRTMEGISQINISGYPQEEIEIAVNENSLLAYNLSFNDVSQAVSNANILVTGGNIKTEAEEYLIRANNRSYYGDELSNLIVRADASGQTVRLKDVAIIRDRFSETPNTSYFNGNLAVNVSITSTNTEDLISAAELVKEYVEEFNHKYNNVQANVVSDQSVTLTQRTELLTENAIMGMVLVLIFLSLFLNTRLAFWVAFGLPISFLGMFIFAGFFDVTINVLSLFGMIIVIGILVDDGIVIAENIYQHYERGKTPIQAAIDGTMEVIPPIVSAIITTILAFSIFLFLDGRIGEFFSEVSVIVILTLVVSLVEALIILPAHLAHSKALQALDNKPKKGIAKVFSKLRVINEYGDKMMVWMRDTVYGPALRFTLKHKILTFSFFVMALVLTLGSVGGGIIRTAFFPSIASDRVQVSLLMPNGTNEKITDSIISLIEEKAEIVNQELTETYLKGTDKVLFENMIRTVGPGSSAASLVINLLPGEERPDEIASNLVTSRLQELVGPVLGVESLIYGSGGNFGGDPVSVSLMGNNIQELKAAKKELKTALENNALLKDVADNDPAGIKEIRLELKENAYLLGLDLRTIMNQVRAGFFGTQAQRFQRGQDEIRVWVRYDRQNRSSITDLDEMRITTPSGNKVPLKEIATYTIERGDVAINHLDGRREIQISADLKDDKATSATDIMTDIRTQIMPEIQSKYPTVTASYEGQNREAGKLLGSLKSAGLTVLLLIYIVIAFTFRSFSQPLLLILLVPFSLTAVAWGHWLHNFPINILSMLGIIALIGIMVNDGLVLIGKFNSNLRGGVKFDDAIFEAGKSRFRAIFLTSITTIAGLAPLLLEKSRQAQFLKPMAISIAYGIGFATILTLLMLPLFLAFSNKFKVGSKWLATGGHVTKEEVERAIKEQDQERHMENNHLQIENEIHSNGTVEETTEKSI; encoded by the coding sequence ATGAGGGGTGTTATAGCATATTTTATAAAGTACCATGTGGCGGTAAGCGTATTTATACTTGCTTTCGTGGTATTTGGAATCGCAGGGGCACTTTCTTTAAAGTCGTCCTTTTTTCCATTATCGGATTCCAAGAACATAGCCATTAATATAGCCTATCCCGGAGCTTCACCACAAGAAGTGGAGGAAGGAATCGTTCTAAAAATTGAGGATAACCTTAAAGGATTGGAAGGAGTAGACAGGGTAACCTCCACCTCCAGGGAAAACAGTGGTACTATTAATGTAGAGATAGAGAAGGGGAGGGATATTGATTTTATGCTGCTCGAGGTTAAAAATGCCGTGGATAGGGTGCCTTCATTCCCCACAGGTATGGAGCCTTTGGTCGTGTCCAAACTTGAATCCGTAAGGCAGACCATCAGTTTTTCTGTCAGTGGTGATAATGTACCATTGGCCACCTTAAAGCAAATTGGTAGGCAGATTGAGAACGATATCCGAACTATGGAGGGCATATCCCAGATCAATATTTCCGGATATCCACAAGAAGAGATTGAAATTGCGGTTAATGAGAACAGTCTTCTTGCCTACAACCTGTCGTTCAATGATGTTTCTCAAGCGGTTTCCAATGCCAATATTTTGGTAACAGGGGGTAATATTAAGACGGAAGCAGAAGAGTATCTTATAAGGGCCAATAATAGATCTTATTATGGAGACGAACTTTCCAATCTCATTGTTAGGGCAGATGCATCGGGTCAGACCGTAAGGTTAAAGGATGTCGCTATCATAAGGGACCGGTTCTCTGAAACACCCAATACGTCTTATTTCAATGGAAATCTGGCGGTAAATGTGAGTATTACCAGTACCAATACCGAAGATTTGATTTCTGCGGCTGAATTGGTAAAGGAATATGTTGAGGAATTCAACCATAAATACAATAACGTGCAAGCCAATGTTGTCAGTGACCAGTCGGTAACACTGACACAAAGGACAGAACTATTGACCGAAAATGCCATTATGGGGATGGTTTTGGTCCTTATTTTTCTTTCCTTGTTCTTGAATACAAGACTCGCTTTTTGGGTGGCATTTGGTCTTCCTATTTCCTTTTTGGGGATGTTTATTTTTGCGGGCTTCTTCGATGTGACCATAAATGTACTTTCGTTATTCGGAATGATTATCGTAATCGGAATCTTGGTGGATGATGGTATTGTGATTGCAGAAAACATCTACCAACATTACGAAAGGGGTAAAACTCCCATTCAGGCGGCCATAGATGGAACAATGGAGGTGATACCGCCCATAGTTTCTGCCATTATCACCACGATTCTTGCCTTTTCCATATTCTTGTTTTTGGATGGACGTATTGGGGAGTTTTTTAGTGAGGTATCGGTAATTGTCATTCTTACCCTAGTGGTGTCTCTGGTAGAGGCCTTGATTATTTTACCTGCCCATTTAGCACACTCAAAAGCATTACAAGCCTTGGACAATAAACCCAAAAAGGGCATCGCCAAAGTCTTTTCGAAGTTAAGGGTGATCAATGAATACGGGGATAAAATGATGGTCTGGATGCGGGACACGGTTTATGGACCTGCACTCCGTTTTACGCTTAAACACAAAATCTTAACGTTTTCATTTTTTGTAATGGCGTTGGTACTTACCCTAGGATCTGTTGGTGGAGGAATTATAAGGACTGCATTTTTTCCTTCAATTGCCAGTGACAGGGTTCAGGTTTCATTGTTAATGCCCAACGGTACCAATGAAAAGATCACGGATTCCATTATTAGCTTGATCGAAGAAAAGGCCGAAATAGTAAATCAAGAGCTCACGGAAACCTATTTAAAAGGAACCGATAAGGTGCTTTTTGAAAATATGATCAGGACCGTAGGACCAGGTTCTTCCGCAGCCTCCCTAGTCATCAATTTATTACCCGGGGAGGAAAGGCCGGATGAAATAGCCTCCAATTTGGTCACCAGTAGATTACAAGAACTGGTGGGCCCTGTTTTGGGCGTTGAAAGTTTGATTTATGGATCTGGAGGAAACTTTGGTGGAGATCCTGTTTCCGTATCCCTGATGGGTAATAATATTCAGGAATTAAAGGCCGCCAAGAAAGAATTGAAAACCGCCTTGGAGAACAATGCACTCCTAAAGGACGTTGCCGATAATGATCCGGCTGGTATTAAGGAAATACGACTAGAACTTAAGGAAAATGCCTATTTGTTGGGATTGGACCTTAGAACCATCATGAATCAGGTAAGGGCCGGATTTTTTGGTACACAGGCGCAACGTTTCCAAAGAGGACAGGATGAGATCCGAGTATGGGTGCGCTATGACCGTCAAAATAGATCCTCTATTACGGACCTTGATGAAATGCGTATTACTACCCCTTCGGGCAATAAAGTTCCTTTGAAGGAAATAGCTACATACACCATAGAGAGAGGGGATGTGGCCATCAACCATTTGGATGGAAGAAGGGAAATTCAAATATCCGCTGATCTAAAGGATGATAAGGCTACCAGTGCCACCGATATTATGACGGATATCCGGACGCAGATAATGCCAGAGATACAATCAAAATATCCAACCGTAACTGCCTCCTATGAGGGCCAGAATCGGGAGGCCGGGAAATTATTGGGTTCCTTGAAATCCGCAGGGTTAACCGTACTATTGTTGATTTACATTGTTATTGCATTTACTTTTAGGAGCTTTAGCCAACCACTATTGCTCATCTTGTTGGTGCCCTTTAGTTTAACAGCAGTAGCATGGGGACACTGGCTTCATAATTTTCCAATCAATATTCTATCTATGTTGGGTATTATAGCCTTGATTGGGATAATGGTTAACGACGGGTTGGTGCTCATCGGCAAGTTCAATTCTAACCTAAGGGGGGGGGTGAAGTTTGATGATGCTATTTTTGAAGCAGGTAAATCTAGATTTAGGGCCATATTCTTAACATCTATTACTACCATTGCAGGATTGGCACCGCTACTTTTGGAAAAGAGCAGGCAGGCACAGTTTTTAAAACCTATGGCGATTTCCATTGCATACGGTATTGGTTTTGCCACCATACTTACCTTATTGATGCTACCGCTTTTTCTAGCATTCAGCAATAAATTCAAGGTGGGCTCCAAGTGGTTGGCCACTGGTGGACATGTGACCAAAGAGGAAGTGGAAAGAGCGATCAAGGAACAAGATCAGGAAAGACACATGGAAAACAACCATCTCCAAATAGAAAACGAAATTCATTCCAACGGTACCGTAGAAGAAACTACCGAAAAGAGCATATAG
- a CDS encoding efflux RND transporter periplasmic adaptor subunit → MDTRKIVLSVLGLLLIAVSFYAASVIIANKNTQKPIPKKVVKTVFVQTVENGVVPIVISANGNLMAKRRVELYSEVQGVFKPGSVLFKPGQKYSAGQTIISIDAEEYYASVQSSKSNLYNLITSIMPDLRLDYPQVFPKWEAYLQNFDIQKTTPPLPKMDSEKERYFISGRGILTNYYNVKNQEQRLSKYRITAPFSGVVTEALVTEGTLVRSGQKLGEFIDTSVYELEVAVSKSYSDLLKLGEQVELVNLDNSKKYMGKVARINGNIDQLSQTIRAFIEVRDADLKEGMYLQANLNTKEEAQAIEIDRGLLLEGDKIFVVRDSILDMIDVKPVFFSDKKVVLKEVPDGTAILSKPVIGAYAGMLVKVLNDMAKTEE, encoded by the coding sequence ATGGATACAAGAAAAATAGTGCTGTCTGTACTTGGATTACTTTTAATCGCAGTATCATTTTATGCAGCTTCAGTAATTATTGCCAATAAGAATACACAGAAACCAATTCCGAAAAAAGTGGTAAAAACGGTTTTTGTTCAAACCGTTGAAAATGGGGTAGTCCCCATTGTAATTTCTGCCAATGGTAACTTAATGGCCAAAAGAAGGGTAGAACTTTATTCTGAAGTCCAAGGGGTTTTTAAACCAGGGAGTGTTCTTTTTAAACCAGGACAAAAGTACAGTGCAGGACAGACCATCATAAGTATAGACGCCGAAGAGTATTATGCCAGTGTGCAATCGTCCAAAAGTAATCTGTATAATTTGATTACCTCAATCATGCCCGATCTTCGGTTAGATTATCCACAAGTTTTTCCTAAATGGGAAGCCTATCTTCAAAATTTTGATATCCAAAAAACTACACCTCCATTACCAAAAATGGATTCTGAAAAGGAACGCTATTTTATTTCCGGCAGAGGTATACTTACCAATTATTATAACGTAAAAAACCAAGAACAGCGACTTTCCAAATATAGAATTACGGCCCCCTTTAGCGGTGTAGTGACCGAAGCTCTGGTGACAGAAGGCACTTTGGTGCGTTCTGGACAGAAATTGGGAGAATTTATAGATACCAGTGTTTATGAATTGGAGGTTGCCGTAAGTAAAAGCTACAGTGATCTTTTAAAATTAGGTGAACAGGTAGAATTAGTGAACCTGGACAACAGTAAGAAATATATGGGAAAGGTAGCTAGGATCAATGGTAATATTGATCAGCTTTCCCAAACCATTCGGGCATTTATAGAAGTACGTGATGCCGATTTAAAGGAAGGGATGTACCTACAGGCAAATTTGAACACCAAGGAAGAGGCCCAGGCCATTGAAATAGATAGAGGTCTATTATTGGAAGGGGATAAAATCTTTGTGGTGAGGGACTCTATCTTGGATATGATAGATGTTAAGCCCGTATTCTTCAGTGATAAAAAAGTGGTATTGAAAGAAGTGCCCGATGGGACGGCCATTTTGTCCAAGCCTGTTATTGGGGCTTACGCAGGGATGTTGGTAAAAGTGTTGAATGACATGGCTAAAACAGAAGAATAA
- a CDS encoding leucine-rich repeat domain-containing protein has product MMLKSEIFSLKSLLFLGIFAMASHSVVLAEVRQDDREALVALYNSTNGDEWTKTWDLNQPVSEWYGVTVVNDKVVEINLFRNNLQGVLPESIGKLSDLVQLNLAFNGISGEIPKTMVQLNELKVLRLEMNRIKGELPLDMGKMTKLEELTVFNNFISGSIPVSIGDITNLKVLNISSNNLKGAIPTSLGNLAKLEVLGLFENTLDGSIPSELGNLIKLKELVLANNELGGEIPMEFGQLASLQILQIQNNRFNSFKNLEMMNSNEFLVFDYDKRDLNTKFKTVDFNNTRMADTKFEDENE; this is encoded by the coding sequence ATGATGTTAAAAAGTGAAATTTTCAGTTTAAAAAGTCTCCTGTTTTTGGGAATTTTTGCCATGGCTTCCCATTCGGTAGTCCTAGCAGAAGTTCGTCAAGATGATAGGGAAGCCTTGGTGGCGTTGTATAATAGCACCAATGGTGACGAATGGACCAAGACCTGGGACCTTAACCAACCAGTTTCTGAGTGGTACGGGGTAACGGTGGTCAATGACAAGGTCGTAGAAATCAATTTGTTCCGCAATAATTTGCAGGGAGTACTTCCTGAAAGTATTGGCAAACTAAGCGACTTGGTGCAATTAAATTTAGCTTTTAACGGGATTAGTGGTGAAATACCCAAAACTATGGTGCAGCTAAATGAACTAAAGGTGTTGCGCCTAGAAATGAACCGTATCAAGGGAGAACTTCCATTGGATATGGGAAAAATGACGAAATTGGAAGAACTTACGGTATTTAATAATTTTATTTCTGGGAGCATTCCTGTGAGTATAGGAGACATAACAAACCTTAAGGTATTGAACATTTCCAGTAACAATCTAAAAGGTGCTATCCCAACATCCTTGGGTAATTTGGCCAAATTGGAAGTGTTGGGCCTTTTCGAAAATACCTTGGACGGGTCTATTCCTTCAGAACTGGGTAACCTGATAAAGTTAAAAGAATTGGTTTTGGCCAACAATGAACTTGGTGGTGAAATACCTATGGAATTTGGTCAATTGGCCAGCCTTCAGATTTTACAGATACAGAACAATAGATTTAATTCCTTCAAAAATTTGGAAATGATGAATTCAAATGAATTTTTGGTTTTCGATTATGATAAGAGAGATCTTAACACCAAATTTAAAACTGTCGATTTCAATAATACGAGAATGGCCGATACAAAATTTGAAGACGAGAATGAATAG
- a CDS encoding ABC-F family ATP-binding cassette domain-containing protein translates to MLNIHNLSVSFAGEFLFEEIAFRLNAGDRVGLIGKNGAGKSTMLKLLSKELEPDTGVIASDKDIRIGFLKQDIDFELGRSVLEEAQQAFKEIKDLELQLDTINHQLVERTDYESEGYNQLIIDLNDITHHYEILGGYNYQGETEKVLQGLGFKREDFNKKTETFSGGWRMRIELAKLLLQNNDVLLLDEPTNHLDIESIIWLEQFLRNYTGAVVIVSHDKMFLDNVTNRTIEISLGRIYDYSKPYSEYLVLRKEISDQQVSAQKNQEKQIQQTEKLIEKFRAKASKASMAQSLIKKLDKIERIEVDEDDNSVMKLRFPVSVTPGKVVVEIENLSKSYGKNNVLKEIDLLVERGSKTAFVGQNGQGKSTLAKIMVGDLDHEGHLKLGHNVQIGYFAQNQAEYLDGSKTVLDTMIDAANETNRSKVRDILGSFLFRGDEADKFVRVLSGGERNRLALAKMLLQPFNVLVMDEPTNHLDIKSKNVLKQALQSFEGTLILVSHDRDFLQGLTSNVYEFKDGNIREYLGDIDFYLEERKVQDFRAIEKKQQAVKTKEKNKGNEVTFEDQKKIKSLKNKLSNAESSIGVLEKEIANIDHELLMNYDATIAQKNFFDSYENKKKELKKLMDVWEEITMELEEMTEKS, encoded by the coding sequence ATGCTGAATATACATAATCTTTCTGTTTCATTTGCTGGGGAATTTTTGTTTGAAGAAATAGCTTTTAGATTAAATGCAGGAGATAGGGTAGGACTTATTGGAAAAAATGGAGCGGGTAAATCCACCATGCTAAAATTATTGTCCAAGGAATTGGAACCAGATACTGGTGTCATTGCTTCGGACAAAGATATCAGAATTGGATTTCTTAAACAGGATATAGATTTTGAACTGGGGAGGTCCGTCCTGGAGGAGGCCCAACAGGCCTTCAAGGAAATCAAGGATTTGGAACTTCAATTGGATACCATTAACCATCAGTTGGTGGAGCGTACCGATTATGAAAGTGAAGGGTACAACCAGTTGATCATAGACCTTAATGATATTACCCATCACTATGAGATCTTAGGAGGGTACAATTACCAAGGAGAGACAGAGAAAGTCCTCCAAGGTCTAGGTTTTAAAAGGGAGGATTTTAACAAGAAGACCGAAACCTTTTCAGGGGGGTGGCGTATGCGTATTGAGTTGGCCAAACTTTTGCTTCAAAACAACGATGTGCTGCTTCTGGATGAGCCTACCAACCACTTGGACATTGAGTCCATCATTTGGTTGGAACAGTTTTTAAGAAATTATACGGGTGCCGTGGTAATCGTTTCCCACGATAAGATGTTCTTGGATAATGTCACCAATAGGACCATTGAGATCTCTTTGGGACGTATCTATGATTACAGCAAACCCTATTCGGAATATTTGGTCTTGCGGAAAGAGATCAGCGACCAGCAGGTGAGTGCACAAAAGAACCAGGAAAAACAGATACAGCAGACCGAAAAGTTGATCGAAAAGTTTAGGGCCAAGGCCTCCAAGGCTTCCATGGCACAATCCCTCATCAAAAAATTGGACAAGATCGAGCGTATTGAGGTAGATGAGGATGATAATAGCGTAATGAAATTGCGTTTTCCGGTTTCCGTAACTCCTGGAAAAGTAGTTGTGGAAATAGAAAATTTATCCAAAAGCTACGGAAAGAACAATGTGCTGAAGGAGATAGACCTTTTGGTAGAAAGAGGGAGCAAAACAGCCTTTGTCGGTCAGAACGGACAAGGGAAATCTACCTTGGCAAAAATTATGGTCGGGGATTTGGATCATGAGGGACATTTAAAATTGGGTCACAATGTGCAGATCGGATATTTTGCCCAAAACCAAGCGGAGTATCTCGATGGGAGCAAAACCGTATTGGATACCATGATAGATGCCGCAAATGAGACCAATAGGAGCAAGGTTAGGGATATACTTGGATCCTTTTTATTCAGGGGGGATGAGGCAGATAAATTCGTTAGGGTATTGTCCGGAGGGGAACGCAACAGATTGGCGCTTGCCAAAATGTTATTACAGCCCTTTAATGTGCTCGTCATGGATGAGCCTACCAATCACTTGGATATTAAATCCAAGAATGTGCTCAAACAAGCACTTCAGAGTTTTGAGGGCACCCTTATTTTGGTTTCCCACGATAGGGATTTTTTACAGGGCTTAACGAGCAATGTGTATGAATTTAAAGATGGAAACATCAGGGAATACCTCGGAGATATCGATTTTTATCTGGAAGAACGAAAAGTTCAGGATTTTAGGGCTATTGAGAAAAAGCAACAGGCCGTAAAGACCAAAGAAAAAAATAAGGGTAATGAAGTGACCTTTGAGGACCAGAAAAAAATAAAGTCCCTTAAAAATAAATTGAGCAATGCCGAAAGCTCCATTGGAGTGCTCGAAAAAGAAATTGCCAACATCGACCATGAACTTCTCATGAACTATGATGCCACCATAGCCCAAAAAAACTTTTTTGATTCTTATGAGAATAAGAAAAAGGAACTTAAAAAGTTGATGGATGTCTGGGAAGAAATAACCATGGAATTGGAGGAAATGACAGAAAAGTCCTAA
- a CDS encoding DUF983 domain-containing protein — protein sequence MLKKGNKLYSILTGTCPKCHEESMYLDQNPYHLGNLLKMNERCSHCNTKYKIEPSFFYGAMYVSYGVGIAFAVAAFVIAFLIVGTTLVNTFIAIVITMIVFMPVIMRLSRNIWINLFMKYDPNAVKN from the coding sequence ATGTTAAAAAAAGGAAACAAACTCTACAGCATTTTAACAGGAACTTGCCCTAAGTGCCATGAAGAAAGCATGTATTTGGACCAAAATCCTTATCATTTGGGTAATCTCCTTAAAATGAACGAGCGTTGTTCGCATTGTAACACCAAATACAAAATTGAACCCTCCTTTTTTTATGGGGCCATGTATGTAAGTTATGGGGTAGGTATTGCCTTTGCGGTAGCTGCATTTGTCATTGCATTTTTAATCGTTGGGACCACCCTCGTCAATACGTTTATTGCTATTGTGATCACAATGATTGTTTTTATGCCGGTGATCATGAGATTGTCCAGAAATATTTGGATCAACCTATTTATGAAGTATGATCCTAACGCAGTTAAGAATTAA
- a CDS encoding NAD(P)/FAD-dependent oxidoreductase: MVDYLVIGLGLAGISFCEVLEQHNKYFKVISDDSQTSSNVAGGLYNPVILKRFTLAWDARAQLDEAIPFYEKLEQKLHTQLDYKLPVLRRFASIEEQNMWFEAADKPQMSHFLSTRIVANKNSAIDAPFGYGEVLHTGRIATKKLLQVYKNYLAEKDLILQETLLFDQLVFGKNQVSYKGVIAKNVVFATGYGQSSNPFFNYLPLNGTKGELLTIKAPQLKEDKVIKSSVFIIPLGNDLYRVGATYKWKDKTNLPTDESKSELLEKLNTFLKCDYEVVDHVAGIRPTVVDRRPLVGRHPEKEDLYVLNGFGSRGVMTAPKLAWDLFNYIENGISLAKEIDIDRFTKKYYLVNS, from the coding sequence ATGGTAGATTACTTGGTGATAGGTTTAGGATTGGCGGGAATTTCGTTTTGTGAGGTGTTGGAACAGCACAATAAATACTTTAAGGTGATTTCAGATGATTCCCAGACTTCATCCAATGTGGCTGGAGGCTTGTACAATCCTGTTATCCTTAAACGATTTACCTTGGCATGGGATGCCAGGGCACAATTGGACGAGGCTATCCCTTTTTATGAAAAACTGGAGCAAAAGCTACACACCCAGTTAGATTACAAACTACCCGTATTAAGACGCTTCGCATCCATTGAGGAACAGAATATGTGGTTCGAAGCAGCGGATAAGCCACAGATGTCCCACTTTTTATCCACCAGGATCGTGGCTAACAAGAACAGCGCCATTGATGCTCCATTTGGATATGGGGAGGTATTGCATACGGGCCGAATAGCTACCAAAAAATTACTTCAAGTCTATAAAAACTACCTGGCGGAAAAAGATCTGATCTTGCAAGAAACCTTGTTATTTGATCAATTGGTTTTCGGAAAAAACCAGGTTAGTTATAAGGGAGTTATAGCCAAAAATGTTGTTTTTGCCACCGGTTATGGACAAAGCTCCAATCCCTTTTTCAATTATCTGCCCCTAAATGGGACCAAAGGGGAGTTGTTGACCATAAAAGCGCCACAATTAAAGGAGGATAAGGTCATTAAATCCTCAGTATTCATTATTCCTTTGGGCAATGATCTTTACCGGGTCGGGGCCACATACAAATGGAAGGATAAGACCAATTTGCCCACTGATGAGTCCAAATCGGAACTTTTGGAAAAGCTCAATACCTTTTTAAAATGCGATTATGAGGTAGTGGATCATGTTGCCGGAATAAGGCCGACCGTTGTAGACAGGAGGCCTTTGGTAGGTAGGCATCCGGAAAAAGAGGACTTATATGTGCTAAACGGGTTTGGATCTAGAGGAGTAATGACCGCGCCAAAATTGGCATGGGATCTTTTTAATTATATTGAAAATGGTATTTCCCTTGCCAAGGAGATCGATATAGACCGATTTACTAAAAAATATTATCTGGTTAATTCTTAA
- the gldN gene encoding type IX secretion system ring protein PorN/GldN, giving the protein MNWKNVLLIGAVALLPISMMAQANILNAKMPDEVGKKTAAQKANDNDAPLKYGYVDDRDILWSKTVWEVIDLDERVNFPLYYPLDTVGIGSDRRSLYDVLMKNIKSGKLKDIYADAYFTEKRTLDDLKATLQKVDTTDYGYEQLNAGEQISQEYINRRDLTAADLEEYLIKGIWYFDKRQGELKYRLLGIAPVAPDVNFIDDESMDLAEAKVPLFWVWYPSAREILHEAKVFNQRNTAQPISFDMLLNARRFNATIYKEDNVHGDREIKDYIADNALFQVLEAQRIKEVIRDREQDMWAY; this is encoded by the coding sequence ATGAATTGGAAGAATGTATTATTAATCGGAGCTGTTGCGCTATTGCCAATCTCAATGATGGCCCAGGCAAATATTCTGAATGCCAAAATGCCCGATGAGGTAGGTAAGAAAACAGCTGCGCAAAAAGCGAATGATAATGATGCCCCATTGAAATATGGTTATGTGGACGATAGGGATATCCTTTGGTCCAAAACCGTTTGGGAAGTCATTGATTTGGATGAGCGTGTTAACTTTCCATTGTACTATCCATTGGATACTGTTGGTATAGGATCCGATAGAAGATCATTGTATGATGTTCTGATGAAGAACATTAAGAGTGGAAAGCTTAAGGATATTTACGCCGATGCATATTTCACTGAAAAAAGAACCCTTGATGATCTTAAGGCGACCCTTCAAAAAGTGGATACAACGGATTACGGATATGAGCAGTTGAATGCTGGGGAGCAAATTTCCCAGGAATATATCAATAGGAGAGATCTTACCGCAGCCGATCTTGAAGAATATCTTATTAAAGGAATTTGGTATTTTGACAAGCGTCAAGGGGAATTGAAATATCGTTTGTTGGGAATTGCACCTGTTGCGCCCGACGTTAACTTTATTGATGATGAGTCCATGGACCTTGCCGAAGCTAAAGTGCCTTTGTTTTGGGTATGGTATCCAAGTGCCAGAGAAATTCTTCACGAGGCAAAAGTATTCAACCAAAGAAATACGGCTCAGCCCATATCTTTTGATATGTTGCTCAATGCCCGTAGGTTCAATGCCACTATTTACAAAGAGGATAATGTTCACGGAGACCGTGAGATTAAAGATTACATAGCGGACAATGCTTTATTCCAAGTTCTGGAAGCCCAACGTATAAAAGAGGTGATAAGGGACAGGGAACAAGATATGTGGGCCTATTAG